One window of Paenibacillus albicereus genomic DNA carries:
- a CDS encoding spore germination protein GerPB, with translation MNLTVHQSITIHQLRVDSVANSSVLQIGSAGSIRPVSQLYNSGGFDKPAEALTAAEEGANALNFVPLPNPS, from the coding sequence ATGAACCTGACCGTGCATCAATCGATCACGATCCATCAGCTGCGGGTCGACAGCGTCGCCAACAGCTCGGTGCTGCAGATCGGCAGCGCAGGCTCGATCCGTCCGGTCTCGCAGCTGTACAACTCGGGCGGCTTCGACAAGCCGGCCGAAGCGCTCACCGCCGCGGAAGAAGGCGCCAACGCGCTCAACTTCGTTCCTCTCCCCAATCCAAGCTGA
- a CDS encoding spore germination protein: MPAAVGFVNIVSIGSSGVVQFGDTVQISPSSTSKTYAGSGSFLTGGLTNANNGLSATNTLDPDLQDNSQNEVASGANII, from the coding sequence ATGCCAGCAGCGGTAGGCTTCGTCAACATCGTCAGCATCGGCTCCAGCGGCGTCGTGCAATTCGGGGATACCGTGCAGATTTCTCCTTCGAGCACGTCCAAGACCTACGCCGGCTCCGGCTCGTTCCTTACCGGCGGCCTCACCAATGCCAACAACGGCTTGAGCGCGACGAACACGCTCGATCCGGACCTGCAGGACAACTCGCAAAATGAAGTCGCGTCCGGAGCGAACATCATATGA
- a CDS encoding Gfo/Idh/MocA family protein produces MNTNLIRVGIIGSGGIAGMHAAAYKTIPGVEIAAVADAIPGKAAEFVERHGLSGTLAYDDYRELLQLDLDGVSICTPNSAHRQPTVDSLQAGKHVLLEKPMSVTLDEGLDMVRASRRSGRMLTIGFQPRYDPNMKLIQDIVRSGKLGKVYYVETGGGRRRGMPGGTFIRKELAGAGAMADIGCYSLDLALNALDYPKPLTVSASTFNHFGRNPIYHPEADRFDVEDFGTALIRFEGDLTLHFKISWAMHLDSLGTTNFLGTDAGLKITPFGQGNWSGVWDGKVGSIQMFHDFMGGQTMTQVPLVEHAIDLFREKVRDFVDAIREGRGAPIPGEQILIQQAIIDGVLRSAEQRAEVSVSVPDFAGGPAEEQG; encoded by the coding sequence ATGAACACGAACCTCATCCGCGTCGGCATCATCGGCAGCGGCGGCATCGCCGGCATGCATGCGGCCGCCTACAAGACCATTCCCGGCGTGGAGATCGCAGCGGTGGCCGACGCCATTCCCGGCAAGGCCGCCGAATTCGTCGAGCGCCACGGCCTGAGCGGCACGCTGGCTTACGACGATTACCGCGAGCTGCTGCAGCTCGATCTCGACGGCGTCAGCATCTGCACGCCGAACTCGGCCCATCGCCAGCCGACCGTCGACTCCCTGCAGGCGGGCAAGCATGTGCTGCTGGAGAAGCCGATGTCGGTCACTCTCGACGAGGGCCTCGATATGGTCCGGGCTTCGCGACGTAGCGGCCGCATGCTGACGATCGGCTTTCAGCCGCGCTACGACCCCAACATGAAGCTGATCCAGGACATCGTCCGTTCCGGCAAGCTCGGCAAGGTGTATTACGTCGAGACCGGCGGAGGACGCCGCCGCGGCATGCCGGGCGGCACGTTCATCCGCAAAGAGCTGGCCGGCGCCGGCGCGATGGCGGACATCGGCTGCTATTCGCTCGACCTGGCGCTGAATGCCCTCGACTATCCGAAGCCGCTGACCGTTTCGGCAAGCACGTTCAACCATTTCGGCCGCAACCCGATCTATCATCCGGAGGCGGACCGCTTCGACGTCGAGGACTTCGGCACGGCGCTCATCCGCTTCGAGGGCGATTTGACGCTGCATTTCAAGATCAGCTGGGCGATGCACCTCGACTCGCTCGGCACGACCAACTTCCTCGGCACGGATGCGGGACTCAAGATCACGCCGTTCGGCCAGGGCAACTGGTCCGGCGTCTGGGACGGCAAGGTCGGCAGCATTCAGATGTTCCATGACTTCATGGGCGGCCAGACGATGACGCAGGTGCCGCTCGTCGAGCATGCGATCGACCTGTTCCGCGAAAAGGTCCGCGACTTCGTCGACGCGATCCGGGAAGGACGCGGAGCGCCGATTCCCGGCGAGCAGATCCTCATCCAGCAGGCGATCATCGACGGCGTGCTCCGCTCGGCCGAGCAGCGTGCCGAGGTAAGCGTCTCCGTGCCGGACTTCGCCGGCGGCCCGGCCGAGGAGCAAGGCTGA
- the gerPC gene encoding spore germination protein GerPC produces MPKLLGKSMAWPGLGGAFPGMMGAGAPGAAWPPYGIGSHASGPWPAYPGAAAPGPAWGLQPGAGPGQSAFAGWPAAPPFSPSPGAGPFGAPGFPPPAAAPPGFVPGSAAAPVFPPLSQSAAPGLVIGPDITAATPASPAISGSNTFNIPGAVVFSGPGGTTAMPGEWPMGAPPAGGAGGFVPPALAAGGIAGPGQPPPAGPFPLGAGSPAGQPPGAWPAGSGIPGLDPSALGGFNEESIPKAIAAVDPYWVQKWQHYEGWPFTAPPFPFVPDQTPDSAAEAAAADFPCAGNLLDPACLQRCLQALAAGWSVQQQLNGQLAASIQQLAGRLQELESKPSYTIEKLEYNFDQLKVEQLDGTLNIGMTAPSESQMQEFGQMSLPPQVNGGAKVYPLPIPQSAAPGIAQQLAANAAKAGAGTGIATTPAGSSAASVPGGAGAAGSQQSPAPPSFGNAPGTGLAPNLVGSQAPGAAPPPAPGQTLAPGAAAPPGFSGPPAAPNAGASGTTGVAPPGAAVPPGVIPGSPGFGAPGAPGAPGGLQPGPGAFTAPALNNFAGQPPTGSAAVPPAGAGQVPPSAALPGFTDVRGAVHHWLSETAHGMLEEAARLHRLELDPSHRQMVIEDVRRQLPDRIRLYLNEELASRSAMQAASGEPLRKEQLQRTVQRTVRDAQTALEQYVIQLARMAPQRRKD; encoded by the coding sequence ATGCCCAAGCTGCTCGGCAAAAGCATGGCATGGCCTGGGCTGGGCGGCGCCTTTCCCGGCATGATGGGAGCCGGCGCTCCCGGCGCCGCCTGGCCCCCCTACGGGATCGGCTCGCATGCCTCCGGCCCCTGGCCGGCCTATCCGGGAGCGGCCGCCCCCGGCCCGGCATGGGGCCTTCAGCCGGGGGCCGGGCCAGGCCAGAGCGCATTCGCCGGATGGCCTGCGGCGCCCCCGTTCTCGCCGTCTCCGGGAGCCGGCCCGTTCGGCGCTCCCGGCTTTCCCCCGCCAGCGGCCGCTCCGCCCGGTTTCGTGCCGGGCAGCGCCGCTGCGCCTGTTTTTCCGCCGCTGTCCCAATCTGCTGCTCCGGGACTGGTCATCGGCCCGGACATCACTGCGGCTACGCCTGCCTCGCCCGCCATCTCGGGGAGCAATACGTTCAATATTCCCGGAGCGGTCGTCTTTTCCGGACCGGGCGGCACGACGGCCATGCCGGGCGAGTGGCCCATGGGAGCGCCGCCAGCCGGAGGAGCCGGCGGCTTCGTCCCGCCGGCTCTCGCTGCGGGAGGTATCGCTGGGCCGGGACAGCCGCCGCCCGCCGGTCCTTTTCCGCTCGGCGCCGGTTCCCCTGCCGGCCAGCCGCCAGGAGCTTGGCCGGCCGGCTCCGGCATTCCCGGGCTTGATCCGAGCGCGCTCGGCGGCTTCAACGAAGAGTCGATCCCCAAGGCGATCGCGGCCGTCGATCCGTACTGGGTGCAAAAGTGGCAGCATTACGAGGGCTGGCCTTTTACGGCGCCGCCCTTTCCGTTCGTGCCCGACCAGACACCGGATAGCGCCGCCGAGGCCGCTGCAGCCGACTTCCCTTGCGCCGGCAACCTGCTCGATCCGGCCTGCTTGCAGCGCTGCCTGCAGGCGCTGGCCGCCGGGTGGTCCGTCCAGCAGCAGCTGAACGGGCAGCTGGCCGCTTCGATCCAGCAGCTGGCCGGAAGGCTGCAGGAGCTCGAGTCGAAGCCCTCTTATACGATCGAAAAGCTGGAGTACAACTTCGACCAGCTGAAGGTGGAGCAGCTCGACGGCACGCTCAACATCGGCATGACCGCGCCGTCCGAGTCGCAAATGCAGGAGTTCGGCCAAATGTCGCTGCCTCCGCAGGTGAACGGAGGGGCGAAGGTGTACCCGCTGCCGATCCCGCAGTCCGCCGCTCCCGGCATCGCCCAGCAGCTGGCCGCCAATGCGGCCAAAGCCGGCGCCGGGACCGGAATCGCGACGACGCCGGCCGGCAGCTCCGCCGCGTCCGTGCCTGGCGGCGCGGGAGCTGCCGGATCGCAGCAGTCGCCCGCGCCGCCGAGCTTCGGCAACGCACCCGGCACCGGACTCGCTCCGAATCTGGTCGGCAGCCAGGCGCCCGGCGCCGCGCCGCCTCCGGCGCCCGGCCAGACGCTGGCGCCGGGCGCGGCCGCGCCGCCCGGCTTCTCGGGTCCTCCCGCAGCCCCGAACGCCGGAGCGTCGGGAACGACGGGCGTGGCGCCTCCTGGAGCCGCGGTTCCGCCTGGCGTCATCCCCGGTTCCCCGGGATTCGGCGCGCCCGGCGCGCCCGGCGCGCCAGGCGGCCTCCAGCCGGGGCCGGGCGCCTTCACCGCGCCCGCGCTCAACAACTTTGCCGGGCAGCCGCCGACCGGCAGCGCGGCCGTCCCGCCGGCCGGCGCCGGCCAGGTCCCGCCGTCCGCCGCCTTGCCCGGCTTCACCGATGTCCGGGGCGCCGTCCACCACTGGCTGAGCGAGACGGCGCACGGCATGCTGGAGGAGGCGGCCCGCCTCCACCGGCTGGAGCTCGATCCCTCCCATCGGCAGATGGTCATCGAGGACGTGCGGCGGCAGCTCCCCGACCGCATCCGCCTGTATCTGAACGAGGAGCTTGCCTCGCGCAGCGCCATGCAGGCCGCGAGCGGCGAGCCGCTGCGGAAGGAGCAGCTCCAGCGCACGGTCCAGCGCACGGTCCGCGATGCCCAGACCGCACTCGAGCAGTATGTCATCCAGCTGGCGCGCATGGCGCCGCAGCGCAGAAAGGATTGA
- a CDS encoding Hsp20/alpha crystallin family protein: MGEKFERLQDWLSRQQLPRGFEMMKDPEWVARFVKGMMESAMSGNPSAGLSGLQDSAAADPEGREKEFQAAISSIEAQWSESRDYLVLKLPMNGDPDWDTLRVMAKEERLKLEGLPGRKPQVLKLPSPILPRSTRAVLKGGMLRIRMKKKPASRYIDISVEEGQE, encoded by the coding sequence GTGGGCGAGAAATTCGAGCGGCTGCAGGACTGGCTGTCCAGGCAGCAGCTCCCGAGAGGATTTGAGATGATGAAGGATCCGGAATGGGTGGCCCGATTCGTCAAGGGCATGATGGAAAGCGCGATGAGCGGCAACCCGAGCGCAGGGTTGTCGGGCCTTCAGGATTCGGCGGCGGCGGATCCGGAAGGGCGGGAGAAGGAGTTCCAGGCGGCGATTTCCTCCATTGAAGCCCAGTGGAGCGAAAGCCGCGATTACCTCGTGCTCAAGCTGCCGATGAACGGCGATCCGGATTGGGATACGCTGCGCGTGATGGCCAAGGAGGAGCGTCTCAAGCTCGAAGGGCTGCCCGGCCGCAAGCCGCAGGTGCTGAAGCTCCCGTCGCCGATCCTGCCGCGTTCGACGCGGGCGGTGCTCAAGGGAGGCATGCTGCGCATCCGGATGAAAAAGAAGCCGGCGAGCCGCTACATCGACATTTCGGTCGAAGAGGGGCAGGAGTGA
- a CDS encoding stalk domain-containing protein, whose product MKPIKWLLVVTLILVPLLGGASADPAAARAASNVLVLTKNSKKMVLNGTLHIGAQPLTIKNGVSYASFASMAARYGYAVSYDAKTKESVARTPSGEIRFRMNTKIVNANGQSLTGQAAAFSLNGSMMVPIRTWALATGSRVSAAGVNVTLAWEAKPSAAFSIAPAKIYTGEPVTYIDRFSSPDGAPLVNEEWTGRQEMFLDPGTYTITRTVQDATGAWSDPYSLTIEVHAPNQPPVADFRTDKDVYRQGERIEYANLSTDDSTKNLKEYWIGKQDVYFEPGEKTITLEVTDEEGYASSVTKTIRISDEVLYTREEYGKLFTAIGDMFPVDGKSVLSIPTLSYDFHSEPSKMIRSNSPELWTTEGIAYDDQFQGDIRLLFHNKNMTGSPVRMYLIATNEGYRTATFGVKNFGAGGPDQYEDNTGKMSTVRYLDSLLTPPAVKYTTVKPGQSVKVLTDISTLIKPNLIYSAYADVTSDQTLRFRVVVVKDGKDPIKELSRIQLMPADGKHTRGSFNNATREIDIPGMLGAKAERIVLGDNKLDPYLDGYDNTDGSLQLNRGNFGVLYKMNIQLAPRTLVALNPRGGLYTGAFIVNGSLVPVPRSGWLRSQDEAMVLYRSGNYRETLNLTYLIASGSNLPITMIFQSLPTEKS is encoded by the coding sequence ATGAAACCGATCAAGTGGCTGCTCGTCGTTACTCTCATTCTCGTTCCGCTGCTGGGCGGAGCCTCTGCGGACCCCGCTGCCGCGCGCGCCGCGTCCAACGTGCTCGTCCTCACCAAGAACAGCAAGAAGATGGTGCTGAACGGCACGCTCCATATCGGCGCTCAGCCGCTGACGATCAAAAACGGCGTGTCCTACGCCTCGTTCGCCTCGATGGCGGCCCGTTACGGCTATGCCGTCTCTTACGACGCCAAGACGAAGGAGTCCGTCGCCCGGACGCCGTCCGGCGAAATCCGGTTCCGCATGAACACGAAGATCGTGAACGCGAACGGACAGAGCCTGACCGGTCAGGCGGCCGCCTTTTCGCTGAACGGCTCGATGATGGTGCCGATCCGCACGTGGGCGCTCGCGACAGGAAGCCGCGTCTCGGCCGCCGGCGTCAACGTGACGCTCGCCTGGGAGGCCAAGCCGAGCGCCGCGTTCAGCATCGCGCCGGCCAAAATTTATACGGGCGAGCCGGTCACGTACATCGACCGCTTCAGCTCGCCGGACGGAGCCCCGCTCGTCAACGAGGAATGGACCGGCCGGCAGGAGATGTTCCTTGATCCGGGGACCTATACGATCACCCGCACCGTCCAGGACGCGACCGGCGCCTGGAGCGATCCGTACTCGCTGACGATCGAGGTGCATGCGCCGAACCAGCCTCCGGTGGCGGACTTCCGCACCGACAAGGACGTCTATCGCCAGGGCGAGCGCATCGAGTATGCGAACCTCAGCACGGACGACAGCACGAAGAATCTCAAGGAATACTGGATCGGCAAGCAGGACGTGTACTTCGAGCCTGGCGAGAAGACGATCACGCTTGAGGTGACCGACGAGGAAGGCTATGCCTCCAGCGTGACGAAGACGATCCGGATCTCGGACGAAGTGCTCTACACGCGAGAGGAGTACGGCAAGCTGTTCACCGCGATCGGCGACATGTTCCCGGTCGACGGCAAGTCGGTGCTGAGCATCCCGACGCTGTCGTACGATTTCCACTCCGAGCCGTCCAAGATGATCCGCAGCAACAGCCCGGAGCTGTGGACGACCGAGGGCATCGCTTACGACGACCAGTTCCAGGGCGACATCCGGCTGCTGTTCCACAACAAGAACATGACCGGCTCTCCGGTGCGCATGTACCTGATCGCGACGAATGAGGGCTACCGGACGGCGACGTTCGGCGTCAAGAACTTCGGAGCGGGCGGACCGGACCAGTACGAGGACAACACCGGCAAGATGTCGACCGTCCGCTATCTCGATTCGCTGCTGACCCCTCCGGCGGTCAAGTACACGACCGTCAAGCCGGGCCAGTCGGTCAAGGTGCTGACAGACATCTCGACGCTCATCAAGCCGAACCTGATCTACTCGGCGTATGCGGACGTCACGTCGGACCAGACGCTGCGCTTCCGCGTCGTCGTCGTCAAGGACGGCAAGGATCCGATCAAGGAGCTGAGCCGCATCCAGCTGATGCCGGCCGACGGCAAGCATACGCGCGGCTCGTTCAACAACGCGACGCGGGAGATCGACATCCCGGGCATGCTCGGCGCCAAGGCGGAGCGCATCGTGCTCGGCGACAACAAGCTGGATCCGTATCTGGACGGCTACGACAACACGGACGGCTCGCTCCAGCTCAACCGCGGCAATTTCGGCGTGCTGTACAAGATGAACATCCAGCTCGCTCCGCGCACGCTTGTCGCGCTCAATCCGCGCGGCGGCCTGTATACGGGCGCCTTCATCGTCAACGGCAGCCTCGTGCCGGTGCCGCGCAGCGGCTGGCTGCGCTCGCAGGACGAGGCGATGGTGCTCTACCGCTCGGGCAACTACCGCGAGACGCTGAACTTGACGTACTTGATCGCGTCCGGCAGCAACCTGCCGATCACGATGATCTTCCAGTCTCTGCCGACGGAGAAGAGCTAG